The Silene latifolia isolate original U9 population chromosome Y, ASM4854445v1, whole genome shotgun sequence sequence acatcttaaaagtcgtgttagaaaaaaaatgtaatttaaatcatatcatttgtacatattttaattatgacaaaaaatggaaaaaaacatacgaatataaatagatagtataatatttctcattattaaatagggttggatatcgaaataggtgcaaaaaagatggtgtactttttcgtgtgttatttgtcccacattgaaaaataatggaggtgtggtaaatatactacatataagtagttgaattgtcccacatcagaaaattatcataaggtgggtgatcttaaaaattaatttaggaaagtatcataaataatattttttgatgtaaaaactaaagcggagaatcttttaattattataatatttattttctatattatattcaagtgatgtttctaatttttaaataaaaaattttacatttcatttggcaaaaaaatatcgttaagaaaattatgaaaataacataatttgattcgtggtaaaaatgatatcactagcgtatagatttcatataatttgtacatatataaaattgtgtatttCTTAGTAAGTTatatgtcctacattgaaaaataatgtaggattatataaaaataatagaattgtcccacatcgaaagattaacataagatgtagcggtcttatgattataaatatgaggcatccttggaccttagttatcaacctaacatcttttgtgtctcttaaataagatgttttgacttttgatcatatctaaataaataattagacataaaatgtaaatattaagacctaATAACCAATTTTTTTtgctaagttaattaccccgttgcaacgcacgggcatccaaactagtagGGCTATAAAgcttagtttatgttattagctTATTGGGTTAAACGGATTAAGTGTGTTAAAAATGACCTGCTAAatgataaatgggttaaacaagtcgggttgggttatagaaaaattaaatgggttgggttagggttgagacaaatgacccgtttatgtaattgggtcgggttagggttggggtagtTGTGACCCATTTAATGTTGACacggacacgaacacgacacgacccgatctgtttgccaggtatATTAGAATTTAGAAAATATTGTTTAGTCGTTATTTACATTCCTAATGACTATATTAACGATTTTTCTAACGCGTGCCCTATGAAAAAGCAATTGAAAAAGCAAAATCACAAAATCATTCAAAAACCCTAACGTATTCTCTCTCAAGCCTTACCAACAGCGGAATTTCAACGACGAAAAATAGTGAAGAAATAAATGGGAGTTTGATAGGCTGAGCTTTCTCCCTAACGACATTCTTATCGGAATCATCTCCCGCCTTCCTCTTCGATTAGCCATTGCTACCGGTACTTTATCCCGTCGATGGCGTGGTCTCTGGACTAACACAACCTCTATCGACATCTTCACGTACCGTGATTCTAAGTTACGCGAATTTGATACTACATTGAATGAAATCTTGATGCAAATTTCCTCACCTTTCATCAATAGTTTCTGTCTCGTAATTGAAATTCTCGTACCTAACATACCTATTTTAATTCGCAAAATTTGTGACCGGAACATCCATCAACTTAGGGTAACATGGGCCATAGGCGGGCGTTATATTGGTGGGATATGTTAGTCGTACCAATTGTAATTTTCCAAACGCAGTCGTTAGTGTCAATCGAATTAAGCTCGTCTTCTGGTAATAGCTTGGAGTTGCCTGATGATTGTGAAATCATCAATCTTCCAAATTTGAAGAGGTTAAGCCTTCAATTTGTTTCTTTCCGGTTACAATGGATTGAAAAACTAATTAAGGCTTGTCCATCACTCGAAGTATTGTATTTAACTCGCTTGATAAAGAACCCGGGGTCTTTGCATCAATTGCAAAGCTTGAAATGTTGTAATCAAAGTTTACGATGGTTGCTTATAAGGACTAATTTCGCGGAAAGCAATTCAATTGTGATTAAAGCTCCGAAATTGGAATACTTGGATATTTTAGCTCCAAAACCCGGGATATTTTCTTTTGAGGAGGAACCAATTGCGCGCTTCGTGAGGCAAAAATCAAATTTACTAAAGATGTTGGTGCTCTTTCTGATAAAGAAAACGGGTTTATGTCAGAATTCTATGGGGGCGGTTTCTAATGTTCGGTTCCTTACTCTTAATATTTCCAAAGTAGGTAAATTGTCTCTGGTATTTCGCTATGCAACTCGACTCACATTTGATATGAATGTATCCCAAATTTTAAAAACTATGTCATCATTATTAGAGATGTGTCCTGTACTAGACGTTTGGACCGTGGATGTTTTGGATACAGGTAAAGATAACGAGCTGTCGTCACTTCGAGCACTCAAAAGGATTCACATAGATATCAGGAGATGGGATTACAGTTATGACAAACCTACAGAATCTTTCTTAGACTTAATCGCGTACTTGTTAAGAAACGCCCCTAATTTGGAGAAATTGAATCTTAGTGTAAATTCTCGTGTATATTCGCTGGTAGGCAATGACGAGAATAATAAAGCACGCGAGTTGATGTTAAGCAATCTACTATTCCAGTGTCCAATGGCGTCCACAAGTTGCAATGTCGAGTTTAAAGGGAGATATGTCAAGATGTCTCGAAAAGATTGTCCATCCTAAAGCTCGGACTCCAAACAGCTAAGTTATCCATTTAATTTTCGTCGTTCACCATTGATGTATTTCAATTAGAAAGAACAATTACTTTTATTGGCAATCATATCATTATGTACTCGTATTATCCAGTTTCAAACTTTTATGATCAAGCGCGGGCGACATCTGCATGATTTTATGGCATTTAGTATGTACTCTGTAAATTATGCTTAGCTCTCTGTTAACTTATGATTCTTATATCGTGTAGTGCCCGTCGATCAATTAACTTAGGTTTACCATGTGCGAATCTAACAGTTATATTTTGGAGTTATAATCAACTGATTGTATAATTCTGTCAATACATGCTCGAATCTTGAAAATATTTTCGTGGCTACCATCCTATATACTCTTCCATCCCAATAatatgtttacctttgattaaaatgccTCCGGAGCTCAAGATTATTCGATAGCCCCTTCATACGCAACAAGAAACAACGCCCAATTGCCAGTAAAACTAATTGTATGGCAATGTGAGATCGTTACTGAGGTAACTAATTGTGTTTGAAAAATAAACCTTGCAATGTGACGAAAGGACCATCCCAATAAGTAGGCCAAGTTACCATCGATTGACCGAAGTTCTTTGAGAATAGGCATGGTATGGACTACCGAGTATAAGTTACTCCGATATCAAATAATTCATTGAAACAAAGAAAGTATTACCAAGTAGAATCCAGTCGCTGCCTCTTATAATGATCAGGAAATTAAATGTCACTGTTAATTAAAGCAATAATCTacttaaaatacgaagtataatcCAGTCACTGTTGCATGAAATAGAGCCATATCGCAATGTTTCAAAGACTCCCGCCAAATGTAAGATACAAACTGTAacttaaataatgaaaagtataatTTTGCATAAGATGCAACATTCACTATTGTAATAAAAAAAACACTAAACTTCTATTCGTGGTTGCGAACAACTAAAATAGATGATTTCCCgatttgctcttgaaaatttccgACAGGCATTACGAGAGAACTTATAAAACTCCCCTACAAATTCAACCTCATATCCCTTTGAAACCATTGGAGCTTGATGAAATATCTTGCATAAGTCTATTTCCATTCTTCTTATACGTTCTTCAGTTTCCTTTCTACAATATCTCACAGCACGTAACCTAAAATGGAAATGCTTTGCATCGATATTGCCGCTTAGTAACAAGAATCCTACTAACTCAATGAAAGATTTTGATGGGACTCTGTAATTCCACCAGTCGATTTCTACCTCCACCCTCTTGAGTACTCGATGTAAGGTGCTTGAACGGCTAGAATGTGACGAGAGTTTCAACCACGGTTTATGTCTAATATA is a genomic window containing:
- the LOC141629935 gene encoding putative F-box/FBD/LRR-repeat protein At1g78760, translated to MGHRRALYWWDMLVVPIVIFQTQSLVSIELSSSSGNSLELPDDCEIINLPNLKRLSLQFVSFRLQWIEKLIKACPSLEVLYLTRLIKNPGSLHQLQSLKCCNQSLRWLLIRTNFAESNSIVIKAPKLEYLDILAPKPGIFSFEEEPIARFVRQKSNLLKMLVLFLIKKTGLCQNSMGAVSNVRFLTLNISKVGKLSLVFRYATRLTFDMNVSQILKTMSSLLEMCPVLDVWTVDVLDTGKDNELSSLRALKRIHIDIRRWDYSYDKPTESFLDLIAYLLRNAPNLEKLNLSVNSRVYSLVGNDENNKARELMLSNLLFQCPMASTSCNVEFKGRYVKMSRKDCPS